The following coding sequences are from one Molothrus aeneus isolate 106 chromosome 23, BPBGC_Maene_1.0, whole genome shotgun sequence window:
- the LOC136565900 gene encoding interferon alpha-inducible protein 27-like protein 2A, with protein MGENGSGIRTVIGATVGAGLALVGLPVFIGALGFTGAGIAAGSVAAKMMSAAAIANGGGVAAGSTVAVLQSIGAAGLSLGAKVGLGSAGAATGAWFSKG; from the exons gGGAGAATGGAAGTGGCAttagaactgtcattggagccaCAGTGGGAGCAG gattGGCATTGGTTGGCCTCCCGGTGTTCATCGGCGCGCTGGGGTTCACCGGGGCCGGCATCGCCGCTGGCTCCGTCGCTGCCAAGATGATGTCGGCAGCTGCCATCGCCAACGGCGGCGGagtggctgctggcagcactgtggctgtgctgcagtccATCG gagctgcaggtctTTCTCTTGGAGCCAAAgttgggctgggctcagctggtgCAGCAACCGGTGCCTGGTTCTCCAAAGGGTAG
- the ZMYM4 gene encoding zinc finger MYM-type protein 4 isoform X1: protein MDSRLKSSFLDKAVHNQVEETLRTQLAPQTPETNFRESSYLFSSKESIGQELGNSFAPNIRIKKEPLDDEYAKAMAPQQGLLDKIKDEPGNSEEYGQQPKSQEGELKISAVFSVSGNPLVPQLSSGFQPAVASSGMSKMLPSVPSTAVRVSCSGCKKILQKGQTAYQRKGSTQLFCSTLCLTGYTIPASRPPASTKKTCSSCSKEILNPKDVITAQFDNTDFSKDFCSQSCLSTYELKRKPIVTIHTNSISSKCSMCQKNAVIRHEVNYQNVVHKLCSDACFSQFRSANNLTMNCCEYCGGYCYSGSGQCHVLQIEGQSKKFCSSICVTGYKQKSAKITPCTLCKSLRSSAEMVEGTNNLGKTELFCSVNCLSAYRVKMVTSSGVQVQCNSCKTSANPQYHLAMSDGSIRNFCSYNCVVAFQNLFNKPTGLNSSVVPLSQGQVIVSISSGTVSGTGTTSTVSPSSTSSPAAAGLQRLAAQCQQVTFTRSVVKIKCQHCNRSFATKPELLDYKGKMFQFCGKTCCDEYKKKGNMMALCEYCRFEKIIKETVRVSGIDKTFCSEVCKLLYKHDLSKRWGNHCKMCSYCLQTSPKLVQNHFGGKTEEFCSEECMSKFTVLFYQMAKCDGCKRQGKLNESIKWQGEMKHFCNLLCILLFCKQQGAPDPPVPNNTANLSMAPASSSGPPSLRKDSTPVIANVVSLASTPAAQPTVNSNNVLQGAVPTVTAKTIGDASTQTDALKLPSSKPPRLLKNKALLCKPITQTKATSCKPHTQNKECQTEGEEAPAQPRIIVVPVPVPVFVPVPLHLYTQYTPVPLGMPVPVPVPMLIPTTPDNADKIIENIQENKEKISINPFEADLLQMAEMIAEDAEREKTHSHGGSQTSEHELFLDPKIFEKDQGSTYSGDLESEAVSTPHSWEEELNHYTLRSNALPEPDPELKQFSKGDVEQDLEADFPSDSFDPLSKGPGLHSRSRARRRHRDGFPQPKRRGRKKSVVAVEPRSLMQGSYPGCSVSGMTLKYMYGVNAWKNWVQWKNAQEEQGDLKFSVHPVKLKEDILSCTFAELSFGLCQFIQEVRRPNGEKYDPDSILYLCLGIQQYLFENGRIDNIFTEPYSRFMIELTKLLKIWEPTILPNGYMFSRIEEEHLWECKQLGAYSPIVLLNTLLFFNTKYFQLKNVSEHLKLSFAHVMRRTRTLKYNTKMTYLRFFPPFQKQEVESDKLSVGKRKRSEDEEVPTAVEMAENTDNPLRCPVRLYEFYLSKCSESVKQRSDVFYLQPERSCVPNSPIWYSTLPIDPGTLDIMLTRILMVREVHEELAKVKSEDSDIELSD, encoded by the exons ATGGATTCTAGAttgaaaagcagttttcttGACAAAGCAG TTCATAATCAAGTAGAAGAAACATTACGGACGCAGTTAGCGCCACAAACTCCAGAAACTAACTTCAGG GAGTCTAGCTACCTATTTTCTAGTAAGGAATCTATTGGACAAGAGCTGGGGAATTCCTTTGCACCAAATATTAGAATTAAGAAGGAGCCTTTGGATGACGAATATGCTAAAGCTATGGCCCCACAGCAGGGACTATTAGACAAAATTAAAGATGAACCTGGTAATTCTGAG gAGTACGGCCAACAGCCAAAATCTCAGGAAGGGGAGCTGAAAATCAGTGCTGTATTTTCAGTCAGTGGCAATCCTCTTG ttcCACAGCTGTCATCAGGTTTCCAGCCTGCTGTGGCATCCTCTGGCATGAGTAAAATGCTACCCTCAGTTCCAAGCACAGCTGTTCGGGTTTCCTGTTCTGGCTGtaaaaaaatcctgcagaagGGGCAAACTGCCTACCAGAGGAAAGGCTCAACCCAGCTCTTCTGCTCCACACTGTGCCTCACTGGATACACCATTCCAGCTTCTCGCCCACCAGCTTCTACCAAGAAAACCTGCTCGAGCTGCTCAAA agAAATTCTAAATCCAAAGGACGTAATCACTGCCCAGTTTGACAACACAGACTTCAGTAAGGATTTCTGCAGCCAGTCTTGTCTGTCCACATATGAACTGAAAAGGAAACCCATTGTCACTATCCACACCAACAGCATTTCCAGCAAGTGCAGCATGTGCCAGAAGAATGCAGTG ATCAGGCACGAGGTGAATTACCAGAACGTGGTGCACAAGCTCTGCAGCGACGCCTGTTTCTCCCAGTTCCGCTCAGCCAACAACCTGACCATGAACTGCTGTGAATATTGTGGGGGATACTGCTACAGTGGCTCTGGCCAGTGTCACGTCCTGCAGATAGAGGGACAGTCCAAAAAATTCTGCAGTTCCATCTGTGTGACAGGTTACAAGCAG AAGTCAGCTAAAATTACACCCTGCACACTGTGTAAATCTTTGAGATCTTCAGCTGAGATGGTGGAGGGCACAAATAACTTGGGGAAGACGGAACTGTTTTGTTCTGTTAACTGTTTGTCAGCATACAGAGTAAAAATGGTCACTTCTTCAG GTGTTCAAGTTCAGTGCAACAGCTGTAAAACCTCAGCAAACCCTCAGTATCACTTGGCTATGTCAGATGGGAGCATACGAAATTTTTGCAGCTACAATTGTGTAGTAGCTTTTCAG AATCTGTTCAACAAGCCTACAGGACTGAACTCCTCAGTAGTGCCCCTGTCTCAGGGCCAGGTCATTGTCAGCATCTCCTCGGGGACAGTCTCAGGCACTGGCACCACCTCAACTGTGTCCCCCAGCTCCACgagcagcccagctgcagcagggctccagAGGTTGgctgcccagtgccagcaggtcaCCTTTACCCGTTCTGTTGTGAAAATCAAGTGTCAGCACTGTAACAGATCATTTGCCACCAAACCAGAACTGCTTGACTACAAG GGTAAAATGTTCCAGTTCTGTGGGAAGACCTGCTGTGATGAATATAAGAAGAAGGGCAATATGATGGCTTTGTGTGAATACTGCAGGTTTGAGAAAATTATCAAGGAGACAGTGAGAGTCTCAGGCATAGATAAAACATTCTGTAGTGAAG tTTGTAAACTGCTCTATAAACACGACTTGTCCAAGCGCTGGGGAAACCACTGTAAAATGTGCAGTTACTGTTTACAAACCTCCCCCAAACTGGTCCAGAATCACTTTGGGGGGAAAACAGAAGAATTTTGCTCAGAGGAGTGCATGTCTAAATTCACTGTTTTGTTTTACCAG ATGGCAAAGTGTGATGGTTGTAAGAGACAAGGTAAACTCAACGAGTCCATCAAATGGCAAGGGGAGATGAAGCATTTTTGCAATCTGCTTTGTATTCTGTTGTTCTGTAAACAGCAAGGTGCTCCTGACCCTCCAGTCCCAAACAACACAG CAAACCTTTCCATGGCACCAGCCTCCTCCTCAGGCCCTCCTTCTTTAAGAAAGGACTCAACCCCTGTCATAGCAAACGTGGTGTCCCTTGCAAGCACCCCAGCTGCCCAGCCTACTGTTAACTCCAACAATGTTTTACAGG gtGCAGTCCCTACCGTGACAGCAAAAACAATAGGAGAT GCAAGTACCCAGACAGATGCCCTAAAGCTCCCATCATCAAAACCACCCAGgcttctgaaaaacaaagcttTATTGTGTAAGCCCATCACCCAGACTAAGGCCACCTCCTGCAAACCTcacacacaaaacaaagaaTGCCAGACAG aaggagaagaagcacCTGCTCAACCCCGGATCATTGTGGTACCTGTTCCTGTACCAGTGTTTGTGCCAGTGCCCCTCCACCTCTACACCCAGTACACACCAGTTCCCCTGGGGATGCCAGTACCT GTACCAGTTCCCATGCTCATCCCAACCACCCCGGATAATGCTGATAAGATCATTGAAAATAttcaggaaaacaaggaaaagattTCCATTAATCCATTTGAAGCTGATCTCCTTCAGATGGCAGAAATGATTGCAGAAgatgcagagagagaaaaaacacactCTCATGGTG GATCTCAAACATCTGAGCACGAGCTCTTCCTGGACCCCAAGATATTTGAGAAAG ACCAGGGCAGCACGTACAGTGGAGATCTGGAATCAGAAGCAGTGTCCACCCCTcacagctgggaggaggagTTGAATCACTACACCTTACGGTCCAATGCCCTGCCAGAACCTGATCCAGAACTCAAGCAGTTCTCCAAAGGTGATGTGGAACAGGATCTGGAGGCAGATTTCCCATCAG ACTCATTTGACCCTCTCAGTAAAGGACCGGGTTTACATTCACGTTCACGGGCAAGACGGAGACACAGGGATGGCTTCCCCCAGCCAAAAAGAAGG GGACGGAAGAAGTCTGTGGTTGCTGTGGAGCCCCGGAGTTTGATGCAGGGCTCCTACCCTGGCTGCTCTGTTTCTGGGATGACCCTAAAATACATGTATGGGGTAAATGCCTGGAAAAACTGGGTCCAATGGAAAAATGCACAGGAGGAACAAGGGGACCTGAAGTTTTCAG TTCATCCTGTGAAGCTCAAGGAGGACATTCTCTCATGCACATTTGCTGAGCTGAGTTTTGGTTTGTGCCAGTTTATTCAAGAGGTGCGGAGACCAAACGGAGAAAAATACGACCCTGACAGCATCTTATACTTGTGCCTTGGAATTCAGCAG taCCTGTTTGAGAATGGTAGAATAGATAACATTTTCACCGAGCCCTATTCCAGGTTTATGATTGAACTTACAAAACTTTTGAAAATCTGGGAACCTACAATTCTTCCAAATG GTTATATGTTCTCAAGAATTGAAGAGGAACACTTGTGGGAATGTAAGCAGCTGGGTGCATATTCCCCCATCGTTTTGTTGAACACTCTTCTGTTCTTCAACACCAAATATTTCCAACTAAAGAATGTCAGTGAGCACCTGAAACTGTCCTTTGCCCATGTTATGAGGCGCACCCGAACTCTCAAGTATAATACTAAGATGACATATTTACGTTTTTTCCCACCCTTTCAAAAACAAGAGGTAGAATCAG ATAAATTATCAGTCGGCAAGAGGAAACGCAGTGAAGATGAGGAGGTTCCCACAGCAGTGGAAATGGCTGAAAACACAGATAACCCCCTCCGGTGCCCAGTCCGACTCTATGAATTCTACTTATCAAAATG TTCTGAAAGTGTGAAGCAGAGGAGTGATGTGTTCTACCTGCAGCCCGAGCGCTCCTGTGTTCCCAACAGCCCCATATGGTATTCCACATTGCCAATAGACCCAGGAACCTTGGACATCATGTTAACAAGGATTCTTATGGTGAGGGAGGTACACGAAGAACTTGCCAAAGTCAAATCAGAGGACTCTGATATTGAGTTATCAGACTAA
- the ZMYM4 gene encoding zinc finger MYM-type protein 4 isoform X2 — MDSRLKSSFLDKAVHNQVEETLRTQLAPQTPETNFREYGQQPKSQEGELKISAVFSVSGNPLVPQLSSGFQPAVASSGMSKMLPSVPSTAVRVSCSGCKKILQKGQTAYQRKGSTQLFCSTLCLTGYTIPASRPPASTKKTCSSCSKEILNPKDVITAQFDNTDFSKDFCSQSCLSTYELKRKPIVTIHTNSISSKCSMCQKNAVIRHEVNYQNVVHKLCSDACFSQFRSANNLTMNCCEYCGGYCYSGSGQCHVLQIEGQSKKFCSSICVTGYKQKSAKITPCTLCKSLRSSAEMVEGTNNLGKTELFCSVNCLSAYRVKMVTSSGVQVQCNSCKTSANPQYHLAMSDGSIRNFCSYNCVVAFQNLFNKPTGLNSSVVPLSQGQVIVSISSGTVSGTGTTSTVSPSSTSSPAAAGLQRLAAQCQQVTFTRSVVKIKCQHCNRSFATKPELLDYKGKMFQFCGKTCCDEYKKKGNMMALCEYCRFEKIIKETVRVSGIDKTFCSEVCKLLYKHDLSKRWGNHCKMCSYCLQTSPKLVQNHFGGKTEEFCSEECMSKFTVLFYQMAKCDGCKRQGKLNESIKWQGEMKHFCNLLCILLFCKQQGAPDPPVPNNTANLSMAPASSSGPPSLRKDSTPVIANVVSLASTPAAQPTVNSNNVLQGAVPTVTAKTIGDASTQTDALKLPSSKPPRLLKNKALLCKPITQTKATSCKPHTQNKECQTEGEEAPAQPRIIVVPVPVPVFVPVPLHLYTQYTPVPLGMPVPVPVPMLIPTTPDNADKIIENIQENKEKISINPFEADLLQMAEMIAEDAEREKTHSHGGSQTSEHELFLDPKIFEKDQGSTYSGDLESEAVSTPHSWEEELNHYTLRSNALPEPDPELKQFSKGDVEQDLEADFPSDSFDPLSKGPGLHSRSRARRRHRDGFPQPKRRGRKKSVVAVEPRSLMQGSYPGCSVSGMTLKYMYGVNAWKNWVQWKNAQEEQGDLKFSVHPVKLKEDILSCTFAELSFGLCQFIQEVRRPNGEKYDPDSILYLCLGIQQYLFENGRIDNIFTEPYSRFMIELTKLLKIWEPTILPNGYMFSRIEEEHLWECKQLGAYSPIVLLNTLLFFNTKYFQLKNVSEHLKLSFAHVMRRTRTLKYNTKMTYLRFFPPFQKQEVESDKLSVGKRKRSEDEEVPTAVEMAENTDNPLRCPVRLYEFYLSKCSESVKQRSDVFYLQPERSCVPNSPIWYSTLPIDPGTLDIMLTRILMVREVHEELAKVKSEDSDIELSD, encoded by the exons ATGGATTCTAGAttgaaaagcagttttcttGACAAAGCAG TTCATAATCAAGTAGAAGAAACATTACGGACGCAGTTAGCGCCACAAACTCCAGAAACTAACTTCAGG gAGTACGGCCAACAGCCAAAATCTCAGGAAGGGGAGCTGAAAATCAGTGCTGTATTTTCAGTCAGTGGCAATCCTCTTG ttcCACAGCTGTCATCAGGTTTCCAGCCTGCTGTGGCATCCTCTGGCATGAGTAAAATGCTACCCTCAGTTCCAAGCACAGCTGTTCGGGTTTCCTGTTCTGGCTGtaaaaaaatcctgcagaagGGGCAAACTGCCTACCAGAGGAAAGGCTCAACCCAGCTCTTCTGCTCCACACTGTGCCTCACTGGATACACCATTCCAGCTTCTCGCCCACCAGCTTCTACCAAGAAAACCTGCTCGAGCTGCTCAAA agAAATTCTAAATCCAAAGGACGTAATCACTGCCCAGTTTGACAACACAGACTTCAGTAAGGATTTCTGCAGCCAGTCTTGTCTGTCCACATATGAACTGAAAAGGAAACCCATTGTCACTATCCACACCAACAGCATTTCCAGCAAGTGCAGCATGTGCCAGAAGAATGCAGTG ATCAGGCACGAGGTGAATTACCAGAACGTGGTGCACAAGCTCTGCAGCGACGCCTGTTTCTCCCAGTTCCGCTCAGCCAACAACCTGACCATGAACTGCTGTGAATATTGTGGGGGATACTGCTACAGTGGCTCTGGCCAGTGTCACGTCCTGCAGATAGAGGGACAGTCCAAAAAATTCTGCAGTTCCATCTGTGTGACAGGTTACAAGCAG AAGTCAGCTAAAATTACACCCTGCACACTGTGTAAATCTTTGAGATCTTCAGCTGAGATGGTGGAGGGCACAAATAACTTGGGGAAGACGGAACTGTTTTGTTCTGTTAACTGTTTGTCAGCATACAGAGTAAAAATGGTCACTTCTTCAG GTGTTCAAGTTCAGTGCAACAGCTGTAAAACCTCAGCAAACCCTCAGTATCACTTGGCTATGTCAGATGGGAGCATACGAAATTTTTGCAGCTACAATTGTGTAGTAGCTTTTCAG AATCTGTTCAACAAGCCTACAGGACTGAACTCCTCAGTAGTGCCCCTGTCTCAGGGCCAGGTCATTGTCAGCATCTCCTCGGGGACAGTCTCAGGCACTGGCACCACCTCAACTGTGTCCCCCAGCTCCACgagcagcccagctgcagcagggctccagAGGTTGgctgcccagtgccagcaggtcaCCTTTACCCGTTCTGTTGTGAAAATCAAGTGTCAGCACTGTAACAGATCATTTGCCACCAAACCAGAACTGCTTGACTACAAG GGTAAAATGTTCCAGTTCTGTGGGAAGACCTGCTGTGATGAATATAAGAAGAAGGGCAATATGATGGCTTTGTGTGAATACTGCAGGTTTGAGAAAATTATCAAGGAGACAGTGAGAGTCTCAGGCATAGATAAAACATTCTGTAGTGAAG tTTGTAAACTGCTCTATAAACACGACTTGTCCAAGCGCTGGGGAAACCACTGTAAAATGTGCAGTTACTGTTTACAAACCTCCCCCAAACTGGTCCAGAATCACTTTGGGGGGAAAACAGAAGAATTTTGCTCAGAGGAGTGCATGTCTAAATTCACTGTTTTGTTTTACCAG ATGGCAAAGTGTGATGGTTGTAAGAGACAAGGTAAACTCAACGAGTCCATCAAATGGCAAGGGGAGATGAAGCATTTTTGCAATCTGCTTTGTATTCTGTTGTTCTGTAAACAGCAAGGTGCTCCTGACCCTCCAGTCCCAAACAACACAG CAAACCTTTCCATGGCACCAGCCTCCTCCTCAGGCCCTCCTTCTTTAAGAAAGGACTCAACCCCTGTCATAGCAAACGTGGTGTCCCTTGCAAGCACCCCAGCTGCCCAGCCTACTGTTAACTCCAACAATGTTTTACAGG gtGCAGTCCCTACCGTGACAGCAAAAACAATAGGAGAT GCAAGTACCCAGACAGATGCCCTAAAGCTCCCATCATCAAAACCACCCAGgcttctgaaaaacaaagcttTATTGTGTAAGCCCATCACCCAGACTAAGGCCACCTCCTGCAAACCTcacacacaaaacaaagaaTGCCAGACAG aaggagaagaagcacCTGCTCAACCCCGGATCATTGTGGTACCTGTTCCTGTACCAGTGTTTGTGCCAGTGCCCCTCCACCTCTACACCCAGTACACACCAGTTCCCCTGGGGATGCCAGTACCT GTACCAGTTCCCATGCTCATCCCAACCACCCCGGATAATGCTGATAAGATCATTGAAAATAttcaggaaaacaaggaaaagattTCCATTAATCCATTTGAAGCTGATCTCCTTCAGATGGCAGAAATGATTGCAGAAgatgcagagagagaaaaaacacactCTCATGGTG GATCTCAAACATCTGAGCACGAGCTCTTCCTGGACCCCAAGATATTTGAGAAAG ACCAGGGCAGCACGTACAGTGGAGATCTGGAATCAGAAGCAGTGTCCACCCCTcacagctgggaggaggagTTGAATCACTACACCTTACGGTCCAATGCCCTGCCAGAACCTGATCCAGAACTCAAGCAGTTCTCCAAAGGTGATGTGGAACAGGATCTGGAGGCAGATTTCCCATCAG ACTCATTTGACCCTCTCAGTAAAGGACCGGGTTTACATTCACGTTCACGGGCAAGACGGAGACACAGGGATGGCTTCCCCCAGCCAAAAAGAAGG GGACGGAAGAAGTCTGTGGTTGCTGTGGAGCCCCGGAGTTTGATGCAGGGCTCCTACCCTGGCTGCTCTGTTTCTGGGATGACCCTAAAATACATGTATGGGGTAAATGCCTGGAAAAACTGGGTCCAATGGAAAAATGCACAGGAGGAACAAGGGGACCTGAAGTTTTCAG TTCATCCTGTGAAGCTCAAGGAGGACATTCTCTCATGCACATTTGCTGAGCTGAGTTTTGGTTTGTGCCAGTTTATTCAAGAGGTGCGGAGACCAAACGGAGAAAAATACGACCCTGACAGCATCTTATACTTGTGCCTTGGAATTCAGCAG taCCTGTTTGAGAATGGTAGAATAGATAACATTTTCACCGAGCCCTATTCCAGGTTTATGATTGAACTTACAAAACTTTTGAAAATCTGGGAACCTACAATTCTTCCAAATG GTTATATGTTCTCAAGAATTGAAGAGGAACACTTGTGGGAATGTAAGCAGCTGGGTGCATATTCCCCCATCGTTTTGTTGAACACTCTTCTGTTCTTCAACACCAAATATTTCCAACTAAAGAATGTCAGTGAGCACCTGAAACTGTCCTTTGCCCATGTTATGAGGCGCACCCGAACTCTCAAGTATAATACTAAGATGACATATTTACGTTTTTTCCCACCCTTTCAAAAACAAGAGGTAGAATCAG ATAAATTATCAGTCGGCAAGAGGAAACGCAGTGAAGATGAGGAGGTTCCCACAGCAGTGGAAATGGCTGAAAACACAGATAACCCCCTCCGGTGCCCAGTCCGACTCTATGAATTCTACTTATCAAAATG TTCTGAAAGTGTGAAGCAGAGGAGTGATGTGTTCTACCTGCAGCCCGAGCGCTCCTGTGTTCCCAACAGCCCCATATGGTATTCCACATTGCCAATAGACCCAGGAACCTTGGACATCATGTTAACAAGGATTCTTATGGTGAGGGAGGTACACGAAGAACTTGCCAAAGTCAAATCAGAGGACTCTGATATTGAGTTATCAGACTAA